One stretch of Siphonobacter curvatus DNA includes these proteins:
- a CDS encoding DNA cytosine methyltransferase, with amino-acid sequence MTAEFIDQQYGQSKPSSVEDPAPCITVNPHSALVQAFIVDPQWGGHSHSIEKPAHTIIARQDKAPASIVSPEWLLTNMHKNPGTSLDEAGPTLLTGNHHYLMSTNFANVGTPLDSPAPTITADSHWAYVMTVEKGPLPAILVYESDSEPVRKIKAFMAEYGIVDIKMRMLKVQELKLIQGFPANYYLAGSQTDQKKYIGNSVPPVFPKVWVEALAKGGKDETAQHHSPTQNPRRIPERAKKGAGYENTGVS; translated from the coding sequence GTGACGGCTGAATTCATCGATCAACAGTACGGTCAGTCCAAGCCGTCGAGTGTTGAGGACCCGGCCCCTTGCATTACCGTCAATCCCCATAGTGCTTTGGTGCAGGCCTTCATCGTAGACCCGCAGTGGGGCGGCCACTCTCACAGCATTGAAAAGCCCGCTCACACGATCATCGCCCGGCAGGACAAGGCTCCCGCATCAATCGTATCGCCCGAATGGTTACTTACCAACATGCACAAGAATCCAGGTACTTCACTGGATGAGGCGGGGCCCACGCTTTTGACAGGTAATCATCACTATCTGATGAGCACCAACTTCGCTAACGTAGGTACGCCCCTGGATAGTCCAGCCCCAACGATTACAGCAGATAGTCACTGGGCCTATGTGATGACGGTGGAGAAAGGACCCTTGCCTGCCATTCTGGTCTACGAAAGCGATTCGGAACCCGTACGAAAAATCAAAGCCTTCATGGCCGAGTATGGCATCGTAGACATCAAAATGCGTATGCTGAAGGTGCAGGAACTTAAACTCATTCAAGGGTTTCCGGCTAACTACTACTTGGCTGGCTCCCAGACTGATCAGAAAAAATACATTGGTAACAGCGTGCCTCCTGTGTTTCCAAAGGTTTGGGTGGAGGCTTTGGCGAAGGGAGGCAAGGATGAAACAGCTCAGCACCATTCCCCAACACAAAACCCTCGAAGAATCCCTGAAAGAGCTAAAAAGGGAGCTGGATACGAGAATACGGGTGTATCCTGA
- a CDS encoding nucleoside triphosphate pyrophosphohydrolase family protein, which yields MITELTGLAKEAHQINRNNGFWDEVPPLKQCIALAIGELFEALEADRVGKTMAKINSSEERRMLMNDLNAHFDPMFFKIAVKDTVEDELADVVIRCMDTLVGHQIESEDITAIHAPTEFENISEFIMSTISIIMWQYNKNNISECLQSLISCCYSYASSKGMHLDWHIRMKMAYNATRERKHGKAY from the coding sequence ATGATTACTGAACTTACTGGCCTCGCGAAAGAAGCCCACCAAATCAATCGCAACAATGGCTTCTGGGATGAAGTCCCACCGCTCAAGCAATGCATTGCCCTGGCTATCGGGGAGCTGTTTGAAGCCCTGGAAGCCGATCGGGTTGGGAAAACCATGGCCAAGATCAATTCATCTGAGGAGCGACGAATGCTCATGAATGATTTGAATGCACACTTTGATCCAATGTTCTTCAAAATTGCCGTCAAAGACACGGTAGAGGATGAGTTGGCCGACGTAGTCATTCGCTGCATGGATACGCTCGTCGGTCACCAGATCGAATCGGAGGACATTACGGCCATTCATGCACCGACCGAATTCGAAAACATCTCCGAGTTTATCATGTCCACAATAAGCATCATCATGTGGCAGTACAATAAAAATAACATCTCGGAATGTTTGCAGAGCCTGATTTCCTGCTGCTACAGCTACGCAAGCTCTAAGGGAATGCACCTGGACTGGCACATCCGCATGAAGATGGCTTACAACGCTACCCGGGAAAGAAAGCACGGTAAAGCGTATTAG
- a CDS encoding site-specific integrase, which produces MNIQFKIRTDKPENSDGFPIYMTLYYMHQRYLYSTQCRSKTSDWDSVKGLPKKKHPFHEQIKQRIDNLQDRTKRLFMVRAPFGFPSNEQLRSYLDGVDVHGMALLLSKFVEYPGMFFQAADSLRDFLTLHLIDVLQFDSHNYQAYEKTIRLQYDITIAEALLSYTLQLLEGIETFVSTPIPCLHSAPQYDFFEEYDRFMADGILMGKKDGTMRPYRALLKLLKKFDEIKPGTLIISEYTASVHQSFLRYLMSLRDYHPNYISGICKNLTAFFNWCIKQGYPLHKQHAKISQKYIEPPRCVLTMEEVTQIMGVNVFRYNDYVAALNPEDRLGIPMWKTVEKTRDSFVFACFTGLRYSDLSRLSESHIVDGKDYDLIILHPTKAVTTRSVKIKKVVIPLTDIPQSIRNKYKNRHSTIVPVPAASYYNSSLKILATIAGLKGSFETIEYERNTPKIVNVPKVEAITSHVARHTFATLLAGLNIPQKFIQDTLGHSDQRQTAIYTHYVESEASKQIVQAFKKIASRDLSMLLINEAFKD; this is translated from the coding sequence TGAAAACTCAGATGGCTTTCCCATTTACATGACCCTTTATTATATGCATCAGCGGTACCTGTACTCTACCCAGTGCCGGTCTAAGACTAGCGACTGGGATTCGGTCAAGGGATTGCCTAAGAAGAAACATCCCTTTCACGAGCAGATCAAGCAAAGGATTGACAACCTTCAAGATCGAACTAAACGTCTTTTTATGGTTCGTGCTCCTTTTGGTTTTCCGTCGAACGAACAGTTACGTAGCTATCTTGACGGAGTGGATGTGCATGGGATGGCTTTATTACTTTCCAAATTCGTTGAATATCCTGGGATGTTCTTCCAGGCAGCTGACTCACTCCGGGACTTCTTAACCCTTCACCTGATTGATGTCTTACAGTTCGATAGTCACAACTACCAGGCTTATGAGAAAACCATCCGTCTTCAATACGATATTACTATTGCTGAAGCTTTACTTTCCTATACGCTCCAATTACTGGAAGGAATTGAGACGTTCGTATCCACTCCTATTCCCTGTTTACATTCGGCTCCTCAATATGATTTTTTTGAGGAATACGATCGTTTTATGGCGGATGGTATTCTGATGGGAAAGAAAGACGGTACCATGCGGCCGTACAGGGCCTTGCTAAAACTCTTGAAAAAATTTGACGAAATAAAGCCTGGCACACTCATTATTAGCGAGTATACGGCAAGTGTACACCAGAGTTTCCTGCGTTATTTGATGAGCCTTCGGGATTATCACCCCAACTATATTTCAGGCATCTGCAAAAACCTGACTGCGTTCTTTAATTGGTGTATCAAGCAAGGATATCCTCTACACAAACAGCACGCCAAGATTTCTCAAAAATACATTGAACCTCCCCGGTGCGTACTAACGATGGAGGAAGTGACGCAGATCATGGGTGTAAACGTGTTTCGCTACAATGATTATGTAGCTGCATTAAATCCAGAAGATCGATTGGGTATTCCTATGTGGAAAACAGTTGAAAAGACACGGGATAGCTTTGTGTTTGCCTGTTTTACGGGTCTACGCTACTCTGATCTTTCCAGACTTTCCGAATCGCACATTGTAGATGGAAAAGACTATGATCTGATCATTCTCCACCCTACAAAGGCCGTAACTACCCGATCAGTTAAAATTAAGAAGGTAGTCATACCATTAACGGATATCCCCCAGTCCATTCGGAACAAATACAAGAATCGACACTCAACCATAGTTCCTGTGCCTGCTGCCAGCTATTACAATTCAAGCCTAAAGATTCTAGCGACGATTGCGGGCCTTAAAGGGAGTTTTGAAACGATCGAATACGAACGAAATACACCTAAGATTGTAAATGTGCCCAAGGTCGAAGCCATCACCTCACACGTGGCCCGGCATACCTTTGCCACCCTGCTTGCCGGATTAAACATCCCTCAAAAGTTTATCCAGGACACGCTAGGCCATTCTGATCAGCGACAAACAGCTATTTATACCCACTACGTGGAAAGCGAAGCTTCGAAGCAAATTGTTCAGGCTTTTAAGAAAATAGCTTCCAGGGACCTAAGTATGCTTCTTATTAATGAAGCCTTTAAAGATTAG
- a CDS encoding HEPN domain-containing protein: MSATPQTTPNHLVEYLIKLKGDTNYCTTIETFNRFLTSDGSIVIENNLIKFKGIEINYTLKSGPIPNKSKIYYHLIFKCPYTSDIEIYLDFLKHIKTLLALISDSHNILTLWDDTSFYYAQKSYPLIHEIENLMRKLFTKFMVINLDTEWSKSRVPSEIKAKSEYKQSGNSDDYLYQTDFIHLKTFLSTEITTPKSQDLYSKIKKANTLDELNLEELKSFIPVSNWDKYFKSIISCDLDFITSRWDELYQLRCKVAHNNFLNKAEYQTIIRLFEDLKPKISQAIESLDSIEVDESDAKVITENIESSIEESNTIPSGFVSLNETLENLYTNKYIDVFLFTKITEGLIINPESIDTIENDSIKREMLQRAITSIDLRIERYRAQLHFQELNRDNFMEKMTSKARIEDLNQTRKKLIEVLSRFNNENEEITTNVEDK, from the coding sequence ATGTCTGCGACTCCTCAAACCACACCTAATCATCTGGTTGAGTATTTAATAAAACTTAAAGGTGATACCAATTACTGTACAACTATCGAAACGTTTAACAGATTCTTAACTTCTGACGGATCTATCGTCATTGAAAATAATCTGATCAAATTCAAGGGTATTGAAATAAATTATACTTTAAAATCAGGCCCAATACCCAACAAGAGTAAGATATACTATCATTTAATCTTCAAATGTCCATATACAAGTGACATTGAAATATATCTCGATTTCTTAAAACATATAAAAACATTATTGGCTTTAATATCTGACTCTCACAATATTCTCACTTTATGGGATGATACAAGCTTTTATTATGCTCAAAAATCATACCCTCTTATACATGAGATAGAAAACTTAATGAGAAAACTATTTACAAAATTCATGGTCATAAATTTAGATACTGAATGGAGTAAAAGCAGAGTTCCGTCCGAAATAAAAGCAAAAAGTGAATATAAACAATCAGGCAATTCGGATGATTATTTATATCAAACAGATTTCATTCACTTAAAAACCTTTTTGAGCACTGAAATAACGACTCCCAAGAGTCAAGATCTATATAGTAAAATAAAAAAAGCAAATACACTTGATGAATTAAATCTAGAAGAACTTAAAAGCTTTATTCCTGTTTCAAACTGGGATAAATACTTTAAGAGTATCATTAGTTGCGATCTTGACTTTATAACTTCAAGATGGGATGAATTGTATCAATTAAGATGCAAAGTTGCTCACAATAATTTCCTAAACAAAGCCGAATATCAAACAATTATAAGATTATTTGAAGATTTGAAACCTAAAATATCACAAGCAATTGAATCTCTTGACTCAATTGAAGTAGATGAATCCGATGCTAAGGTCATTACTGAAAATATAGAATCGAGTATTGAGGAATCCAATACAATTCCATCCGGTTTTGTAAGTTTAAATGAAACTTTGGAAAATTTATATACAAATAAATATATTGATGTTTTTTTATTTACTAAAATAACTGAGGGATTGATTATTAATCCAGAGTCTATTGATACGATAGAAAACGACAGTATAAAGAGGGAAATGCTACAAAGAGCCATAACTAGTATTGATCTACGTATAGAAAGATATAGAGCTCAATTACATTTCCAAGAACTAAACAGGGATAATTTTATGGAAAAGATGACATCAAAAGCAAGAATTGAAGATTTGAACCAAACAAGAAAAAAACTTATAGAAGTTTTGAGCAGATTCAATAATGAAAATGAGGAAATTACTACAAATGTAGAAGATAAATAA
- a CDS encoding DNA cytosine methyltransferase, giving the protein MSNRKLPKPPIVPEEVEYYYVDGFCGAGGVTEGVENATNENGNRIAVVGVGINHDNGAIESHARNHPETTHFIEDIRDSSLPERVLAVIKEGRKLYPNAKIVFQASLECTNFSNAKGGKPRDPDSRMLADFMEMYLIVIMPDYFTIENVREFMSWGPLDENGKPVSRKKGSDYVRWYQSIEAMGYRYDARLCNVADYGANTSRTRLFGIFAKGNLPIAWPEPTHAKDPSKVGMFGKQLEKWRPIRECLQLEDKGRTIFRNPPLSDKTYERIFEGLIRHVGGGRREFLTKYFSGPGMTFSADQPAASITTVDHQALVSVLPFMTQVFGANSKGHNTYPSDRPARTITTQDGHAMVTPEPFAMTYNSGSPENRVKSMDEPAQTLMTENTIALVS; this is encoded by the coding sequence ATGAGCAATAGAAAATTACCTAAACCACCCATCGTACCCGAAGAGGTTGAGTACTACTACGTCGACGGCTTCTGCGGAGCGGGTGGAGTAACCGAAGGCGTCGAAAACGCAACGAATGAAAATGGAAACCGGATAGCCGTAGTGGGCGTAGGCATCAATCACGACAATGGGGCTATCGAATCCCACGCCAGAAACCATCCCGAAACAACCCACTTCATTGAGGATATCCGGGATTCATCCCTGCCCGAGCGGGTACTGGCCGTGATCAAAGAAGGTCGTAAGCTATATCCGAACGCTAAAATCGTTTTTCAAGCCTCGCTGGAATGCACGAATTTCAGCAATGCCAAAGGCGGAAAACCTCGAGATCCCGATAGCCGCATGCTGGCTGACTTCATGGAGATGTATCTGATCGTGATAATGCCCGATTACTTCACCATCGAAAACGTTCGGGAGTTCATGAGCTGGGGACCGCTCGATGAAAACGGCAAGCCGGTGTCGAGAAAGAAAGGATCGGATTACGTTCGCTGGTATCAAAGTATTGAAGCAATGGGATATCGCTACGATGCCCGCCTGTGTAATGTAGCAGATTACGGGGCTAACACGAGCCGCACGCGGTTGTTTGGCATCTTTGCCAAGGGCAATCTTCCCATTGCCTGGCCCGAGCCTACGCATGCCAAAGACCCCTCGAAAGTAGGAATGTTTGGCAAGCAGCTTGAAAAGTGGCGGCCCATCCGGGAGTGCCTGCAACTCGAAGACAAGGGACGCACGATCTTTCGAAACCCACCCCTGTCGGATAAAACCTACGAGCGGATTTTCGAAGGCCTGATCCGTCACGTAGGGGGTGGCCGCCGGGAATTCTTGACCAAATATTTCTCCGGACCGGGAATGACCTTCTCCGCTGACCAGCCCGCAGCTTCCATTACGACCGTCGATCATCAGGCTTTGGTTTCAGTCCTGCCCTTTATGACGCAGGTATTCGGAGCTAACTCCAAAGGGCATAACACCTATCCCAGCGACCGCCCGGCCCGTACGATTACTACCCAGGACGGGCACGCGATGGTAACGCCCGAGCCCTTTGCTATGACTTACAACAGCGGGTCGCCTGAGAACCGGGTGAAAAGCATGGATGAGCCCGCTCAAACCCTGATGACTGAAAACACCATTGCCCTGGTCAGCTGA
- a CDS encoding patatin-like phospholipase family protein gives MYPKRNPYEQYLGLEDHVQIQVCNYLRAQYPQAVFYHPPNEGKRTTLQDPDFDFDLADATLASMAAPTYFEPAEITSKAWNKYTLIDGGMFAANPTLMTLAEYFKANKGCKELPYVISWGTGAEKGKKSTLVGKMALMMVESIIGIQMSGSFQVVDFIVNLLYWFFDSEERYIRLDFDSPGIKMDDASPEAMAKMKAVSEKFIEVNKDKLDQIVKILLLNQL, from the coding sequence ATGTACCCCAAACGAAATCCCTATGAACAGTATCTGGGCCTTGAGGATCACGTGCAGATTCAGGTCTGCAACTACCTCCGGGCTCAGTACCCGCAGGCGGTCTTCTATCACCCGCCCAACGAAGGAAAGCGTACCACCTTACAGGATCCTGATTTTGATTTCGATCTGGCGGACGCTACGCTGGCCAGTATGGCGGCTCCTACGTACTTCGAACCTGCCGAGATTACTTCGAAAGCATGGAACAAGTATACGCTTATTGATGGAGGCATGTTCGCAGCGAACCCAACGCTGATGACGCTCGCCGAGTATTTCAAAGCCAATAAGGGCTGTAAAGAGCTGCCCTACGTTATCAGCTGGGGAACAGGAGCTGAGAAGGGCAAAAAAAGTACTTTGGTCGGTAAGATGGCTTTGATGATGGTCGAGAGCATTATCGGTATTCAGATGTCTGGCTCCTTTCAGGTCGTGGACTTCATTGTCAATCTGTTGTACTGGTTTTTTGATTCCGAGGAGCGATACATCCGTCTGGACTTTGATTCGCCAGGTATCAAGATGGACGATGCCAGTCCTGAGGCGATGGCGAAAATGAAAGCAGTATCTGAAAAGTTTATAGAGGTCAATAAGGATAAGCTCGATCAGATTGTAAAGATATTACTGCTAAATCAGCTTTAG